The Longimicrobium sp. DNA segment CTCGATCAGCGCGACCTGTCAGCAACAAGGAATTCATCCGCTCGACTTTGTAGCTCGCTCCATCGCAGCCCTGCGTGCTGGCACCCCCGCGCCCACGATTCTGCCGACCAACTGAACGGTTACGCCGCGAGTTCACTCGCATCGTCCGATATCAACCCCACGATCCAATGGTTGGAGATTGAGATACATCAGCACGCGCGGTGGATCTGAACCCGTCTCCCTCTCCGACGCGGTAGAGCGCGGGCTCGCGCCGGACGGTGGGCTCTACGTCCCCGAAGTGTATCCCACGATCCCGCCCGGATCGCTCGACGGCGCGGAGACGCTGGCCGAGGTCGCCGAGCGCGTGCTGGCGCCGTTTTTCGCGGGCGACGAGCTGGCGCCCGCGCTGGGCGACATCTGCCGCGAGGCGTTCACCTTTCCGGTGCCGCTGCGCGAGTTGCGCGACCGCACCGCCGTGCTCGAGCTGTTCCACGGGCCGACGGCGGCGTTCAAGGATGTCGGCGCGCGCTTCCTGGCCGCACTGATGTCGCGCCTGGGCGGCGGCGACGCGCGCCCGCTCACCATCCTCGTGGCGACGTCGGGCGACACGGGCGGCGCGGTGGCGGCAGCGTTCCACGGGCGGCCGGGCGTCGAGGTGGCCGTCCTCTTTCCCGCGGGGATGGTGTCGCCGCGGCAGGAGAAGCAGCTGACCGCGTGGGGCGGCAACGTGCGCGCGTTCGCGGTGCGCGGCGCCTTCGACGACTGCCAGCGCCTGGTGAAGGCGGCCATGGCGGACCCGGCGCTCCGCGCGGCGCGGCGCCTGTCGTCGGCCAACAGCATCAACGTGGGCCGCCTCCTGCCGCAGATGGCCTACTACGCCTGGGCCTCGCGCGAGCACGTCCGCCGCCACGGGGCGGAGCCGGGCTTCGTCATCCCCTCCGGCAACCTGGGGAACGCCGCGGCGGCGCTCTGGGCGGGGCGCGCCGGCCTCCCCATCCGCGAGGTGGTGATGGCGACGAACGCGAACCCGGCCGTTACCGCGTTCGCCGCGGGCGCGCCGTGGGCCGCGCACCCCACCGTCGCCACGCTCGCCACGGCGATGGACGTGGGCGATCCGAGCAACATGGAGCGCATTTTCCACCTGTTCGGCGGCCACGAGCCGGCGCGAGCCGCGCTGCACGCCGAGCGGGTGGACGACGCCGAGATCCGCCGCGTGATCCGCGAGGGACCGGCGCGCTGGGACACGGTGTGGGACCCGCACACCGCCACCGCCGTCGCCGCGCGCGAGCGCCTGCCCGGCGGCGACTGGATCGTCGTCGCGACGGCGCACCCCGCGAAGTTCGAGGCCGTGGTCGAGCCGCTGGTTGGGCACGAGATCCCCATCCCCCCCGATCTCCAGCGCCTGCTCGACCGACCCTCGCACGCCGAGCCTCTGGAGCCCACGCTCGACGCCTTCCGTGCCGCGCTCGGCGCCTGACGAACGAGCGATCTCCCCGGGACGCAGCCGTCGCATCGTCACGCGAGAGCGGACTCGGCACGCTCGGCACGCGCCTGCGGGGCCGCGCGTCCGGCCCGCATCCGCCGCAATCGCGCGGGAGGTTGACGCGCCGAGCCGGACGCCGAACTTGCATTGCGGGGCCGCATCCGCGCCGCATCCACCCTGCGGCCGCTGCATCAACCCCCGGCGCGATCGGCGTCCGCCCATCGGCGCCATCTCCGCTCACCCGCAGGAGGATGTTCCCATGCCCAAGCTCACCCTGAGCCTCGAGGAGTTGGTCGTCGAGTCGTTCCCGACAGACTCGGCGGCGGTCACTGGCGCGGCCCGGCCTCGGACGTTCGAGCCCGGCTGCACCCTCCCGGAGCTCTGCGGCACCGGCTGACAGGGCGGCGTGACAGAGGACGTGCCGTGACGCGCCGGCAGATGTGATCCGGCGCAGGCGCGATCAGAGCGCCTCGCCGGAAGGCGCGTTACACCGACGTCAGAGCAGTAGAAAATCGAAGGCAGCCGCGGGAAATCGCTTCCCGCGGCTGCCGTTTTTTGCGTCACCCGATGCCGGCCGCGAAATCGCCGGCGTTTGTCAGTCTAACTCAATGTGATCCGACGGAGACGCGAAATACGCGCACATCATCGAGCTTCTTCCCGCCTGCACCAGGATCAGGATGGCCACCCCGTACGATCCGCTGAAAGACCTCAAGCCGCTGATCGAGAGCGCCGATAAGCGCCGCCGCCTCCGCAACAAGCTCGGCATCGCGTTCGCCACCGTCGGCACCCTCGGCGGCCTGGCCTACGAGGGCGTGCAGAAAGGAGTCATCCACCTCAACGGTGATGACGTACGTGAGGCCAGCGCTATTTGTGTAGACAGCACGTACTCGTACAGCACGACGAGAGCGGGAACGTGCGCCCATCACCACGGCGTCCGCAAATGGCTCAAGCCACCGGAATGGTTCCGTGATTTCAACACTGGGCAATGAGCGTCGCCATCACGGCAGCTTGATCGCACTCGCTAGTTATGGAAACACACCTCGGTAAACACAACGCTTTATGGCTACTCGTATTGATCCGCGATCAGACCTCAATGATCTGCTGAGAAAAGCGCAGCTCCGTCGCTGGATCGGCACCGGTGGGCTGTTCGCGGCGGCCCTGGGAGCCTGGCTCTGGGTTAAGTGGTGCAAGGTAGATCCACCTCCGCCGCATCACCAAACGCTGTACGCTCAGCTGCCCGTGCCACTTAGGACCAAGCCGGACGCAAACGCGCCCATTACACGGATGCTGAACCCGGAAGAACGCGTGGTAGTGGAGCCACTCGCGGGCTCGCCCTGGGTGCAAGTGTTCAGTGTGGGTGGAGATACCCTGTTCGCATTTCGCTCGCGTGCGACGCTCCTCCCCGTCAGGCCAAGACTCCCCGCGCCGGCGGATACCTCAGCGATCTGCTTCGATAGCACGTCTTCCTTCAGTCCGAGTGCCGGCGGCACGTGCGCCGGTCACCAAGGCGTCCTGTGCTGGATCGACTATCCCTCCGAGCCGCCGAAAAACCGCGCGCGGCCCGACTGCAAGTACATCCTCCCATCACCCCTGCAAGGCCAACCATGAGCTTCCTCATCCGCAAATCCACCGGGCCGCGGTCAGGCGCGCGGCGCAGCTTCGGAACGGGCATCCTGCCGCTGTTCGTGATCGGCTCGATCGGCTGGCTCGCCGATCTGCCGGTTCGCGACACGCCTCTCTCCACCGTCGGCACCGGCTACGTGGCGCCGCAGCAGCGCGAGACGCTGTACGCGCACGGGCAGGTGAACGTGCGCGCGGGCGCGGGGCAGTCGCACGCCATCGTCCGCACGCTGGCGCGCGGCGAGCGGGTGGAGGTCGAGGCGGCGGACGCGAACGGGTGGGCGCCGGCGTACGTCTCCGGCGCGCGGGTCGGCTACGTGTACCGCGCCAGCACGCGTCTCCGCGCCGGTCCGCCGACCTCGCGCGGCGAGCGGCGTGAAGGTCGCGAGCCGCAGACGGCGCGCGGCAACCCGTCCGGCGCGACCGCGCGGTGCCGCGACGGGACCCTGTCGTACAGCGCCCACCGCCGCGGCACATGCTCGCATCATGGTGGCGTGGCGGTGTGGTTCTAAGTAGGTAGTCCTAAGTCCTGAGTCCTGAGTTACCGGACCGCTATCGTTTGTGCAGTTCAGCACTTAGGACTTAGGACTTGGGAGCGACAAAAATTTTTGGCACCGTCGTTGGCGCGGCGCGCGCGGGGCGATAGACTCATCCGCATCCAATCACCCCCACCGGACTGCGGATGGCGGACCGATACGACGTGATCGTGGCCGGGCTCGGCACGATGGGGAGCGCCTCGGCGTACCACCTGGCGGCGCGCGGGCGGCGCGTGCTGGGGCTGGACCGCTTCGTCCCGCCGCACCCGCACGGCTCGTCGCACGGCGACAGCCGCATCATCCGGGAGATGTACTTCGAGCACCCGCTGTACGTCCCGCTGGTGCAGCGCGCGTACGAGCTGTGGCGGGCGCTCGAGCGCGACGCCGCCACGCCGCTGATGACGCTGCACGGCGGCCTGATGATCGGCCCGCGCGACGGGATGCTGGTGGAGGGAACGCTCCGCAGCGCCGAGGAGCACGGGCTGCCGTACGAGCTGCTGTCGCCGCGCGAGGTGGCGGCGCGCTTCCCCGCGTTCGGGCTGGCGGACGGGCTGGTGGCGGTGTTCGATCCGCGCGCCGGATTCCTGCGCCCGGAGGCATGCGTCCGCGCGCACCTCGCGCTCGCCGCGCGCGCGGGCGCGGAGCTGCGCTTCGGCGAGCCCGCGCTGTCGTGGGAGCCGGACGGCGACGGCGTGGTCGTCCGCACGCCGCACGGCACCTACGCGGCCGACCAGCTGCTGCTGACTGCCGGCGCGTGGA contains these protein-coding regions:
- the thrC gene encoding threonine synthase — protein: MRYISTRGGSEPVSLSDAVERGLAPDGGLYVPEVYPTIPPGSLDGAETLAEVAERVLAPFFAGDELAPALGDICREAFTFPVPLRELRDRTAVLELFHGPTAAFKDVGARFLAALMSRLGGGDARPLTILVATSGDTGGAVAAAFHGRPGVEVAVLFPAGMVSPRQEKQLTAWGGNVRAFAVRGAFDDCQRLVKAAMADPALRAARRLSSANSINVGRLLPQMAYYAWASREHVRRHGAEPGFVIPSGNLGNAAAALWAGRAGLPIREVVMATNANPAVTAFAAGAPWAAHPTVATLATAMDVGDPSNMERIFHLFGGHEPARAALHAERVDDAEIRRVIREGPARWDTVWDPHTATAVAARERLPGGDWIVVATAHPAKFEAVVEPLVGHEIPIPPDLQRLLDRPSHAEPLEPTLDAFRAALGA
- a CDS encoding DUF3761 domain-containing protein; protein product: MATPYDPLKDLKPLIESADKRRRLRNKLGIAFATVGTLGGLAYEGVQKGVIHLNGDDVREASAICVDSTYSYSTTRAGTCAHHHGVRKWLKPPEWFRDFNTGQ
- a CDS encoding DUF3761 domain-containing protein is translated as MSFLIRKSTGPRSGARRSFGTGILPLFVIGSIGWLADLPVRDTPLSTVGTGYVAPQQRETLYAHGQVNVRAGAGQSHAIVRTLARGERVEVEAADANGWAPAYVSGARVGYVYRASTRLRAGPPTSRGERREGREPQTARGNPSGATARCRDGTLSYSAHRRGTCSHHGGVAVWF
- the solA gene encoding N-methyl-L-tryptophan oxidase, translated to MADRYDVIVAGLGTMGSASAYHLAARGRRVLGLDRFVPPHPHGSSHGDSRIIREMYFEHPLYVPLVQRAYELWRALERDAATPLMTLHGGLMIGPRDGMLVEGTLRSAEEHGLPYELLSPREVAARFPAFGLADGLVAVFDPRAGFLRPEACVRAHLALAARAGAELRFGEPALSWEPDGDGVVVRTPHGTYAADQLLLTAGAWTPELLRGLDLPLTVERQVVFWFDPPADDGRYDPERCPIYAWEHTPGYIGYGFPRLEKGVKAALMHQGEAAAHPDDVRRAVDATEVEPLRDALRQMLPGVAAAPATESMVCLFTNTPDTDFAIGFHPEHPQVLVSSPCSGHGFKFASAIGELHADLLTGETPCIDLTPFRLDRF